The following are encoded in a window of Mycobacterium sp. ELW1 genomic DNA:
- a CDS encoding Gfo/Idh/MocA family oxidoreductase — protein MTQPSSRLRALVVGSGYRVRNAFLPALSLLDSHIEVVGVHSRTYANASRAAERWGVPAIEDPRTLRPGDIDLALVSVTVTNNVAVLKSLAHLAPGAALVIDTPGVGRLDDLARLAQFRRWSPIRVGEDFMNMPQYRLVGEAIRSGALGEVSRVTMSQMGYRYHALALVRSWLGLLPPKSARSRRVPGGVDIEYRFRGGKVGEVHEPYRQSEGSFSVTGSTTTLTGDPMGHPIPDAKGASLRRVEDENGIAGFTIDGLEKPLHIDLPYQAALREMKLEDDSEFNLLRIDGLAQVISSLWTDDPVNTRYRLEDAVADNLVSWAARFMPWVPTPRF, from the coding sequence GTGACCCAGCCCAGTAGCCGGCTGCGGGCGCTCGTCGTCGGGTCCGGATACCGCGTTCGCAACGCCTTCCTTCCGGCGTTGAGCCTGCTCGACTCCCACATCGAGGTCGTCGGTGTCCACTCCCGTACCTATGCGAACGCGTCCCGCGCGGCCGAACGCTGGGGTGTGCCGGCGATCGAGGATCCGCGGACATTGCGCCCCGGCGACATCGACCTGGCCCTGGTGTCGGTGACGGTGACCAACAACGTCGCCGTGTTGAAGTCGCTGGCCCACCTGGCTCCCGGCGCAGCGTTGGTCATCGACACCCCCGGCGTCGGGCGGCTCGACGACCTCGCCCGGCTGGCCCAGTTCCGCCGGTGGTCGCCCATCCGGGTCGGTGAAGACTTCATGAATATGCCGCAGTACCGACTGGTCGGCGAGGCGATCAGGTCGGGCGCGCTGGGCGAGGTCAGCCGAGTCACGATGTCGCAGATGGGTTATCGCTATCACGCGTTGGCACTGGTGCGGTCGTGGCTGGGATTGTTGCCGCCGAAGTCGGCGCGCAGCCGGCGCGTCCCGGGCGGGGTGGACATCGAGTACCGATTCCGCGGCGGAAAGGTCGGCGAGGTCCACGAGCCGTACCGGCAATCCGAGGGATCCTTCTCCGTGACCGGCAGCACGACGACGCTGACCGGCGACCCGATGGGCCACCCGATCCCAGATGCCAAGGGCGCCAGCCTCCGTCGCGTCGAGGATGAGAACGGCATCGCAGGGTTCACGATCGACGGGCTGGAAAAGCCGCTGCACATCGACCTTCCGTACCAGGCGGCGCTGCGCGAGATGAAACTCGAGGACGACTCGGAGTTCAACCTGCTGCGCATCGACGGTCTGGCTCAGGTGATTTCGTCGCTGTGGACCGACGACCCGGTGAACACCCGATACCGGCTCGAAGATGCGGTCGCGGACAACCTGGTGAGCTGGGCGGCGCGATTCATGCCCTGGGTACCCACCCCGCGGTTCTAG